A region of Ignavibacteriota bacterium DNA encodes the following proteins:
- the mscL gene encoding large-conductance mechanosensitive channel protein MscL, with translation MASEFKTFISRGNVVDLAVGVVIGGAFGKIVSSLVSDVIMPPVGLILGGMDFSQMSLVIKEAVGDTAAVTINYGMFVQNIVDFLIVAASIFLFVKGINKMKKKEDAAPAEPPPPPKQELLLEEIRDLLKK, from the coding sequence ATAGCTTCTGAATTTAAAACTTTCATTTCGAGAGGAAATGTTGTTGATTTAGCTGTAGGTGTTGTTATAGGAGGCGCATTCGGAAAAATAGTGAGTTCGCTTGTATCTGATGTAATTATGCCGCCGGTCGGTTTGATTTTAGGTGGTATGGATTTCAGTCAAATGTCACTTGTGATTAAGGAGGCGGTCGGAGATACCGCTGCGGTTACCATTAATTATGGAATGTTCGTACAAAATATTGTTGATTTTCTGATAGTTGCAGCTTCTATATTCTTATTTGTAAAAGGCATTAATAAAATGAAAAAAAAGGAAGATGCCGCTCCAGCTGAGCCTCCTCCACCACCAAAACAAGAATTGCTTCTTGAAGAAATTCGCGATTTACTCAAAAAATAA
- a CDS encoding tyrosine phenol-lyase, with amino-acid sequence MSGKYIPWAEPYKIKVVEPLKMTSPEDRKKAIHEAGYNTFLLKSEDVYIDFLTDSGTNAMSDAQWAGMMMGDEAYAGSKNFYRLEAAVQKYYGYKYLVPTHQGRGAEHLLSQATIKAGDFVPGNMYFTTTRFHQEKAGATFVDVIVDEAHDSQSLHPFKGNIDLQKFEDLINKVGGDKIPYICLAVTVNMAGGQPVSMENMRQVRDLAHKHGIKVMLDATRGVENAYFIQQREEGYANTPVEDILREMCSYTDGATMSGKKDLLVNIGGFVAVNDWDLFEELRNMVVVYEGLHTYGGLAGRDMEAMAIGLEESVQDQNIASRVRQVEYLGKLLEKADIPFIKPVGGHAIFLDAKRFYPQIPQEEFPAQTLAADLYVESGVRAMERGIVSAGRDIKTGENHKPKLELVRLTIPRRVYTQAHFDVVAYWVEELYNHRDKAKGLRMVYEPKYLRFFQARFERL; translated from the coding sequence ATGTCAGGAAAATACATCCCTTGGGCAGAACCTTACAAAATAAAAGTGGTAGAACCGCTTAAAATGACGAGTCCCGAAGACCGCAAAAAAGCTATTCACGAAGCAGGATATAATACTTTCCTTCTCAAATCAGAAGACGTATATATTGATTTTCTGACCGATAGCGGCACGAATGCCATGAGTGATGCTCAATGGGCAGGAATGATGATGGGCGATGAAGCTTATGCCGGCTCAAAGAATTTCTATCGTCTTGAAGCTGCTGTCCAGAAGTATTACGGTTACAAATACTTAGTTCCAACTCATCAGGGACGTGGCGCCGAACATTTGCTCTCACAGGCAACAATCAAAGCTGGTGATTTCGTTCCCGGTAACATGTACTTTACAACAACAAGATTCCATCAGGAAAAAGCCGGTGCTACTTTTGTTGATGTTATTGTTGACGAAGCTCATGATTCACAGAGCTTACATCCTTTCAAAGGTAATATTGACCTTCAGAAATTTGAAGATTTGATAAATAAAGTAGGTGGCGATAAGATTCCTTATATCTGTCTTGCTGTTACTGTTAATATGGCTGGCGGACAGCCTGTATCTATGGAAAATATGCGACAGGTAAGAGACCTTGCACACAAACACGGTATCAAAGTAATGCTTGATGCCACACGTGGTGTCGAAAACGCTTACTTCATTCAGCAAAGAGAAGAAGGTTATGCCAATACTCCAGTTGAAGATATTCTTCGTGAAATGTGTTCATACACTGATGGTGCTACAATGAGCGGAAAGAAAGACCTGCTTGTTAATATCGGTGGATTTGTTGCAGTCAATGACTGGGATTTATTCGAAGAATTGCGTAATATGGTTGTTGTTTACGAAGGTTTGCATACCTATGGCGGACTTGCAGGTCGCGATATGGAAGCTATGGCTATCGGTCTTGAAGAATCTGTTCAGGACCAGAATATTGCATCTCGTGTAAGACAGGTTGAATATCTCGGTAAATTACTCGAAAAAGCTGATATTCCATTCATTAAGCCGGTGGGTGGTCATGCTATATTCCTTGATGCAAAGAGATTTTATCCTCAGATACCTCAAGAAGAATTCCCTGCACAGACACTTGCTGCTGATTTATATGTTGAATCAGGTGTTCGTGCTATGGAGCGAGGTATCGTTTCAGCTGGTCGTGATATCAAGACAGGTGAAAACCATAAACCGAAACTCGAACTTGTAAGATTAACAATTCCACGCCGTGTTTATACTCAGGCACATTTTGATGTGGTGGCTTATTGGGTTGAAGAGTTATATAACCATCGAGATAAAGCAAAAGGATTGAGAATGGTTTACGAACCTAAGTATTTGAGATTCTTCCAGGCTCGTTTTGAAAGACTCTAA